The following proteins are encoded in a genomic region of Paralichthys olivaceus isolate ysfri-2021 chromosome 23, ASM2471397v2, whole genome shotgun sequence:
- the LOC109637510 gene encoding DENN domain-containing protein 5B isoform X4 translates to MSVSSAASGAVPCRFAHYFVVCGIDTETGLEPDELTGENFEQSPLKRKFKSKVLAHYPENIEWNPFDQDAVNMLCMPKGLSFQTQADPRDPQFHSFIITREDGSRTYGFVHTFYEEVTSPQICSDMQTLSQMHNAEHASANPQSSSSSSSSSMDSLTSSLDEADSTTFSSTLPSSRAAGGYDSSRDTLYVSKALCLVTPMPFMYACRHFLSQLHRAVTATTAPPLPLESYIHNILYEVPLPAPGRTLKFHGVYEPIVCQRPGLGELPLADFPLSEAFNLLGVENLVQVFTCTLLEMQILLCSQDYQRLMTVAEGITTLLFPFQWQHVYVPILPASLLHFLDAPVPYLMGLQSKECTDRSTLELPQEANLCFVDIDNHYIELPEDLPQFPNKTELIQELSEVLLSFGISANIGAPPRTRTSAPRNPSTSSRECKTVTLQQLEDDGRNGNLAGEELTMLELLQGNTTLERLHALTKRTGVTVARMDALRAGIKAQGIDRQRAAEEEELRNAKLNVQLREVFASRFTTMFADYEGFVIQSAPDLESWLTNREQMHNFDKASFLSDQPEPYLPFLSHFIETQMFATFIDNKIMSQWEEKEPLLRVFDGRINKARLYNVRAPSLRSSNYQRCSILRESAQAIEQRLMKIDHIAIHPHLLDMKFGQGKYEQGFFPKLQADVLNTGLINSKWFHRTATAQRRKDHNIQQTEHLNVDNDLKEKYMQEARSLGKNLRLPKLSDLSPAVIAQTNWKFVEGLLKECRMKTKRMLVEKMGREAVELGHGEANITGLEENTLIASLCDLLERIWSHGLQVKQGKSALWSHLLHYQAREEQHTESSLSRVAERRSDCSISMPSLHVSLLQDMSHIQSMSEIKTDVGRARAWVRLSLEKKLLSQHLKQLLSRQALTKKLYKRYAFLRCEEEKEQFLFYLLSLNAVDYFCFTSVFTTIMIPYRVVIIPIKKLSNAMTTSNPWVCVSGELGDSGIMQIPKNLLDMTFDCQNLGKLTTAQLGHDNAGLLAKWLVDCVMVRNEITGHTYRFPCGRWLGKGVDDGSLERVLIGELVVPSRDEDAGRGCRTPPLQHCPSQTTGMTSLSGREYKPTSAQIQEGIGEAVNNIVKHFQKPEKERGSLTVLLCGENSLVATLEQFFHHGFKSARLFQRTVFVWDFVEKAVTFLQSADVQDATAPLGLSCQSLCHYINAINSTPRNIGKDGKFQLLVCLGVRDRLLPQWLPLLVDCPVILQMYEDTALLRDHTTVSALIAILETLHNFPIKLESSLIKAIDL, encoded by the exons GTGAAAACTTTGAGCAAAGTCCCCTGAAGAGGAAATTCAAGTCCAAAGTTCTGGCCCACTACCCTGAGAATATCGAGTGGAACCCATTCGACCAGGATGCTGTCAACATG CTGTGTATGCCTAAAGGACTGTCATTCCAGACGCAGGCAGATCCACGTGATCCTCAGTTTCACTCCTTCATCATCACCAGGGAGGATGGTTCTCGAACTTATGGCTTCGTTCACACCTTCTATGAGGAGGTGACCAGCCCGCAAATCTGCTCCGACATGCAGACCCTCTCCCAGATGCACAATGCAGAGCATGCCTCCGCCAACCcccagtcctcctcctcttcctcctcctccagcatggACTCTCTGACCAGCAGTTTAGACGAGGCTGACTCCACCACCTTCTCATCCACCTTACCTTCATCTCGGGCAGCAGGTGGCTATGACTCGTCACGGGACACCCTCTATGTGTCCAAAGCTTTGTGTCTGGTCACTCCCATGCCATTCATGTACGCATGCCGCCACTTCCTGTCACAGCTACACAGGGCTGTTACAGCAACCACTGCCCCCCCACTACCACTTGAGAGCTACATTCACAATATCCTGTATGAGGTGCCGCTGCCTGCTCCAGGCCGAACGCTCAAGTTCCACGGTGTATATGAGCCCATCGTGTGCCAGAGGCCTGGGCTGGGGGAGCTGCCACTTGCTGACTTCCCCCTTTCAGAGGCTTTCAACCTGCTGGGAGTAGAAAATCTGGTCCAGGTGTTCACCTGCACCCTGCTGGAGATGCAGATCCTCCTCTGCTCACAGG ACTACCAGCGGTTGATGACAGTAGCAGAGGGCATCACTACCCTGCTGTTTCCGTTTCAGTGGCAGCATGTCTATGTTCCTATCCTGCCAGCCTCTCTGCTCCACTTCCTGGATGCTCCTGTTCCCTACTTAATGGGCCTGCAGTCAAAAGAATGCACTGACCGATCCACACTGGAACTTCCTCAGGAG GCCaacttgtgttttgtggacatTGACAACCACTACATCGAGCTTCCAGAGGATTTACCCCAGTTCCCCAACAAGACTGAGTTAATCCAGGAGCTCAGTGAGGTACTGCTGAGCTTTGGAATTTCTGCCAACATAGGGGCCCCACCAAGAACCCGTACCAGTGCCCCCAGAAACCCCTCCACATCAAGCAGGGAGTGCAAGACTGTCACCCTTCAACAACTGGAGGACGACGGGCGTAATGGCAACCTGGCAGGGGAGGAGCTCACtatgctggagctgctgcagggaaATACGACTTTGGAGAGATTGCATGCACTGACCAAACGCACCGGGGTGACAGTGGCCCGCATGGATGCCCTTAGGGCTGGCATTAAAGCTCAGGGGATTGACAGACAAAGggcagctgaggaggaggaactaAGGAATGCCAAGCTGAATGTCCAGCTGAGGGAAGTATTCGCCAGCCGCTTCACCACCATGTTTGCTGACTATGAAGGATTTGTCATTCAGAGTGCGCCAGACCTGGAGTCCTGGCTCACCAACAGGGAGCAAATGCACAACTTCGATAAG GCGTCATTCCTCTCAGATCAGCCTGAGCCCtacctccccttcctctcccacttCATTGAGACTCAGATGTTTGCCACCTTTATTGATAACAAGATCATGTCCCAGTGGGAGGAGAAAGAGCCACTGCTTCGTGTCTTTGATGGGCGCATCAACAAGGCTCGACTCTACAATGTGCGTGCTCCCAGCCTCCGATCCTCCAACTACCAGAGATGCTCCATCCTGAGGGAGTCTG CTCAGGCCATTGAGCAGCGGCTCATGAAGATTGACCACATAGCCATCCACCCCCACCTGTTGGACATGAAGTTTGGCCAGGGCAAATATGAGCAGGGATTCTTCCCCAAACTGCAAGCTGATGTGCTGAACACTGGGCTGATCAATAGCAA GTGGTTCCATAGGACGGCGACAGCACAGCGAAGGAAAGACCACAACATACAACAGACAGAGCATCTGAATGTTGATAACGACCTGAAAGAG AAGTACATGCAGGAGGCCCGCAGCCTGGGGAAGAACCTTCGGCTGCCCAAACTTTCTGATCTGTCTCCTGCGGTCATTGCCCAGACCAACTGGAAGTTTGTGGAAGGTTTACTCAAGGAGTGTCGTATGAAG accaAGCGAATGCTGGTGGAGAAGATGGGCCGGGAAGCTGTGGAGCTGGGTCATGGTGAGGCCAACATCACTGGCCTGGAGGAGAACACTCTGATCGCCAGCCTCTGTGACCTGCTGGAGAGGATCTGGAGTCACGGGCTGCAAGTCAAACAAGGGAAATCCGCCCTTTGGTCCCACCTGCTGCACTACCAGGccagagaggagcagcacaCAGAGTCATCAT TGTCACGTGTTGCTGAGAGGAGGTCTGACTGTTCCATATCAATGCCATCACTCCATGTTTCTCTACTACAGGACATGAG TCATATCCAGAGTATGTCAGAGATTAAGACAGATGTAGGCCGAGCCAGAGCCTGGGTACGTCTGTCCCTGGAAAAGAAGCTGCTCTCTCAGCACCTCAAACAGCTGCTGTCCCGACAAGCCTTAACCAA GAAGCTGTACAAGCGCTATGCCTTCCTGcgctgtgaggaggagaaggagcaatTCCTCTTTTACCTGCTGTCCTTGAATGCCGTTGACTACTTCTGCTTCACCAGCGTCTTCACCACCATCA TGATCCCATATCGAGTCGTCATTATCCCCATCAAGAAGCTGAGCAACGCCATGACCACCTCCAAcccctgggtgtgtgtgtcaggagagcTGGGGGACTCGGGTATCATGCAGATCCCCAAGAACCTCCTGGATATGACATTTGAT tgtcaGAACCTGGGCAAGCTGACGACAGCACAGTTGGGTCATGATAACGCTGGACTCCTAGCTAAGTGGCTGGTGGACTGTGTCATGGTGCGCAATGAGATCACCGGACACACATACAG GTTCCCATGTGGTCGATGGCTTGGTAAGGGTGTGGATGATGGCAGCCTGGAGAGGGTTCTGATTGGTGAGCTGGTGGTGCCCAGTAGAGACGAGGATGCTGGGAGAGGCTGCCGTACGCCCCCACTGCAGCATTGTCCATCCCAGACCACCGGCATGACATCACTGTCTGGACGAGAGTACA AACCAACTTCTGCCCAAATCCAGGAGGGCATTGGAGAGGCAGTGAACAACATTGTCAAACACTTCCAAAAGCCAGAGAAAGAG AGGGGCAGCCTGACAGTGCTGCTATGTGGGGAGAACAGCTTGGTGGCTACTCTGGAACAGTTCTTTCATCACGGCTTCAAGTCTGCCCGGCTCTTCCAGAGGACTGTGTTCGTGTGGGACTTTGTTG AAAAGGCTGTTACCTTCCTGCAGTCAGCTGACGTTCAGGATGCCACAGCACCCCTGGGGTTGTCCTGTCAGTCACTCTGTCACTACATCAATGCGATCAACTCTACTCCCAGGAACATTGGGAAGGATGGCAAGTTCCAGCTGCTGGTGTGCCTCGGAGTCAG AGACCGTCTGCTGCCCCAGTGGCTCCCCCTGCTGGTGGATTGTCCAGTGATCCTGCAGATGTATGAGGACACAGCCCTCCTTAGAGACCACACTACTGTCAGTGCCCTCATCGCAATCCTGGAGACTCTTCACAACTTCCCTATCAAACTGGAATCCTCACTGATCAAAGCCATTGACCTTTAA
- the LOC109637510 gene encoding DENN domain-containing protein 5B isoform X3, producing the protein MSVSSAASGAVPCRFAHYFVVCGIDTETGLEPDELTALYQWLEADRQGRDQDTAATGENFEQSPLKRKFKSKVLAHYPENIEWNPFDQDAVNMLCMPKGLSFQTQADPRDPQFHSFIITREDGSRTYGFVHTFYEEVTSPQICSDMQTLSQMHNAEHASANPQSSSSSSSSSMDSLTSSLDEADSTTFSSTLPSSRAAGGYDSSRDTLYVSKALCLVTPMPFMYACRHFLSQLHRAVTATTAPPLPLESYIHNILYEVPLPAPGRTLKFHGVYEPIVCQRPGLGELPLADFPLSEAFNLLGVENLVQVFTCTLLEMQILLCSQDYQRLMTVAEGITTLLFPFQWQHVYVPILPASLLHFLDAPVPYLMGLQSKECTDRSTLELPQEANLCFVDIDNHYIELPEDLPQFPNKTELIQELSEVLLSFGISANIGAPPRTRTSAPRNPSTSSRECKTVTLQQLEDDGRNGNLAGEELTMLELLQGNTTLERLHALTKRTGVTVARMDALRAGIKAQGIDRQRAAEEEELRNAKLNVQLREVFASRFTTMFADYEGFVIQSAPDLESWLTNREQMHNFDKASFLSDQPEPYLPFLSHFIETQMFATFIDNKIMSQWEEKEPLLRVFDGRINKARLYNVRAPSLRSSNYQRCSILRESAQAIEQRLMKIDHIAIHPHLLDMKFGQGKYEQGFFPKLQADVLNTGLINSKWFHRTATAQRRKDHNIQQTEHLNVDNDLKEKYMQEARSLGKNLRLPKLSDLSPAVIAQTNWKFVEGLLKECRMKTKRMLVEKMGREAVELGHGEANITGLEENTLIASLCDLLERIWSHGLQVKQGKSALWSHLLHYQAREEQHTESSLSRVAERRSDCSISMPSLHVSLLQDMSHIQSMSEIKTDVGRARAWVRLSLEKKLLSQHLKQLLSRQALTKKLYKRYAFLRCEEEKEQFLFYLLSLNAVDYFCFTSVFTTIMIPYRVVIIPIKKLSNAMTTSNPWVCVSGELGDSGIMQIPKNLLDMTFDCQNLGKLTTAQLGHDNAGLLAKWLVDCVMVRNEITGHTYRFPCGRWLGKGVDDGSLERVLIGELVVPSRDEDAGRGCRTPPLQHCPSQTTGMTSLSGREYKPTSAQIQEGIGEAVNNIVKHFQKPEKERGSLTVLLCGENSLVATLEQFFHHGFKSARLFQRTVFVWDFVEKAVTFLQSADVQDATAPLGLSCQSLCHYINAINSTPRNIGKDGKFQLLVCLGVRDRLLPQWLPLLVDCPVILQMYEDTALLRDHTTVSALIAILETLHNFPIKLESSLIKAIDL; encoded by the exons GTGAAAACTTTGAGCAAAGTCCCCTGAAGAGGAAATTCAAGTCCAAAGTTCTGGCCCACTACCCTGAGAATATCGAGTGGAACCCATTCGACCAGGATGCTGTCAACATG CTGTGTATGCCTAAAGGACTGTCATTCCAGACGCAGGCAGATCCACGTGATCCTCAGTTTCACTCCTTCATCATCACCAGGGAGGATGGTTCTCGAACTTATGGCTTCGTTCACACCTTCTATGAGGAGGTGACCAGCCCGCAAATCTGCTCCGACATGCAGACCCTCTCCCAGATGCACAATGCAGAGCATGCCTCCGCCAACCcccagtcctcctcctcttcctcctcctccagcatggACTCTCTGACCAGCAGTTTAGACGAGGCTGACTCCACCACCTTCTCATCCACCTTACCTTCATCTCGGGCAGCAGGTGGCTATGACTCGTCACGGGACACCCTCTATGTGTCCAAAGCTTTGTGTCTGGTCACTCCCATGCCATTCATGTACGCATGCCGCCACTTCCTGTCACAGCTACACAGGGCTGTTACAGCAACCACTGCCCCCCCACTACCACTTGAGAGCTACATTCACAATATCCTGTATGAGGTGCCGCTGCCTGCTCCAGGCCGAACGCTCAAGTTCCACGGTGTATATGAGCCCATCGTGTGCCAGAGGCCTGGGCTGGGGGAGCTGCCACTTGCTGACTTCCCCCTTTCAGAGGCTTTCAACCTGCTGGGAGTAGAAAATCTGGTCCAGGTGTTCACCTGCACCCTGCTGGAGATGCAGATCCTCCTCTGCTCACAGG ACTACCAGCGGTTGATGACAGTAGCAGAGGGCATCACTACCCTGCTGTTTCCGTTTCAGTGGCAGCATGTCTATGTTCCTATCCTGCCAGCCTCTCTGCTCCACTTCCTGGATGCTCCTGTTCCCTACTTAATGGGCCTGCAGTCAAAAGAATGCACTGACCGATCCACACTGGAACTTCCTCAGGAG GCCaacttgtgttttgtggacatTGACAACCACTACATCGAGCTTCCAGAGGATTTACCCCAGTTCCCCAACAAGACTGAGTTAATCCAGGAGCTCAGTGAGGTACTGCTGAGCTTTGGAATTTCTGCCAACATAGGGGCCCCACCAAGAACCCGTACCAGTGCCCCCAGAAACCCCTCCACATCAAGCAGGGAGTGCAAGACTGTCACCCTTCAACAACTGGAGGACGACGGGCGTAATGGCAACCTGGCAGGGGAGGAGCTCACtatgctggagctgctgcagggaaATACGACTTTGGAGAGATTGCATGCACTGACCAAACGCACCGGGGTGACAGTGGCCCGCATGGATGCCCTTAGGGCTGGCATTAAAGCTCAGGGGATTGACAGACAAAGggcagctgaggaggaggaactaAGGAATGCCAAGCTGAATGTCCAGCTGAGGGAAGTATTCGCCAGCCGCTTCACCACCATGTTTGCTGACTATGAAGGATTTGTCATTCAGAGTGCGCCAGACCTGGAGTCCTGGCTCACCAACAGGGAGCAAATGCACAACTTCGATAAG GCGTCATTCCTCTCAGATCAGCCTGAGCCCtacctccccttcctctcccacttCATTGAGACTCAGATGTTTGCCACCTTTATTGATAACAAGATCATGTCCCAGTGGGAGGAGAAAGAGCCACTGCTTCGTGTCTTTGATGGGCGCATCAACAAGGCTCGACTCTACAATGTGCGTGCTCCCAGCCTCCGATCCTCCAACTACCAGAGATGCTCCATCCTGAGGGAGTCTG CTCAGGCCATTGAGCAGCGGCTCATGAAGATTGACCACATAGCCATCCACCCCCACCTGTTGGACATGAAGTTTGGCCAGGGCAAATATGAGCAGGGATTCTTCCCCAAACTGCAAGCTGATGTGCTGAACACTGGGCTGATCAATAGCAA GTGGTTCCATAGGACGGCGACAGCACAGCGAAGGAAAGACCACAACATACAACAGACAGAGCATCTGAATGTTGATAACGACCTGAAAGAG AAGTACATGCAGGAGGCCCGCAGCCTGGGGAAGAACCTTCGGCTGCCCAAACTTTCTGATCTGTCTCCTGCGGTCATTGCCCAGACCAACTGGAAGTTTGTGGAAGGTTTACTCAAGGAGTGTCGTATGAAG accaAGCGAATGCTGGTGGAGAAGATGGGCCGGGAAGCTGTGGAGCTGGGTCATGGTGAGGCCAACATCACTGGCCTGGAGGAGAACACTCTGATCGCCAGCCTCTGTGACCTGCTGGAGAGGATCTGGAGTCACGGGCTGCAAGTCAAACAAGGGAAATCCGCCCTTTGGTCCCACCTGCTGCACTACCAGGccagagaggagcagcacaCAGAGTCATCAT TGTCACGTGTTGCTGAGAGGAGGTCTGACTGTTCCATATCAATGCCATCACTCCATGTTTCTCTACTACAGGACATGAG TCATATCCAGAGTATGTCAGAGATTAAGACAGATGTAGGCCGAGCCAGAGCCTGGGTACGTCTGTCCCTGGAAAAGAAGCTGCTCTCTCAGCACCTCAAACAGCTGCTGTCCCGACAAGCCTTAACCAA GAAGCTGTACAAGCGCTATGCCTTCCTGcgctgtgaggaggagaaggagcaatTCCTCTTTTACCTGCTGTCCTTGAATGCCGTTGACTACTTCTGCTTCACCAGCGTCTTCACCACCATCA TGATCCCATATCGAGTCGTCATTATCCCCATCAAGAAGCTGAGCAACGCCATGACCACCTCCAAcccctgggtgtgtgtgtcaggagagcTGGGGGACTCGGGTATCATGCAGATCCCCAAGAACCTCCTGGATATGACATTTGAT tgtcaGAACCTGGGCAAGCTGACGACAGCACAGTTGGGTCATGATAACGCTGGACTCCTAGCTAAGTGGCTGGTGGACTGTGTCATGGTGCGCAATGAGATCACCGGACACACATACAG GTTCCCATGTGGTCGATGGCTTGGTAAGGGTGTGGATGATGGCAGCCTGGAGAGGGTTCTGATTGGTGAGCTGGTGGTGCCCAGTAGAGACGAGGATGCTGGGAGAGGCTGCCGTACGCCCCCACTGCAGCATTGTCCATCCCAGACCACCGGCATGACATCACTGTCTGGACGAGAGTACA AACCAACTTCTGCCCAAATCCAGGAGGGCATTGGAGAGGCAGTGAACAACATTGTCAAACACTTCCAAAAGCCAGAGAAAGAG AGGGGCAGCCTGACAGTGCTGCTATGTGGGGAGAACAGCTTGGTGGCTACTCTGGAACAGTTCTTTCATCACGGCTTCAAGTCTGCCCGGCTCTTCCAGAGGACTGTGTTCGTGTGGGACTTTGTTG AAAAGGCTGTTACCTTCCTGCAGTCAGCTGACGTTCAGGATGCCACAGCACCCCTGGGGTTGTCCTGTCAGTCACTCTGTCACTACATCAATGCGATCAACTCTACTCCCAGGAACATTGGGAAGGATGGCAAGTTCCAGCTGCTGGTGTGCCTCGGAGTCAG AGACCGTCTGCTGCCCCAGTGGCTCCCCCTGCTGGTGGATTGTCCAGTGATCCTGCAGATGTATGAGGACACAGCCCTCCTTAGAGACCACACTACTGTCAGTGCCCTCATCGCAATCCTGGAGACTCTTCACAACTTCCCTATCAAACTGGAATCCTCACTGATCAAAGCCATTGACCTTTAA